A window of Castanea sativa cultivar Marrone di Chiusa Pesio chromosome 1, ASM4071231v1 contains these coding sequences:
- the LOC142609580 gene encoding F-box protein At5g07610-like, whose product MQMATTMDDLPDGLQVEILHRLPLKSVFQCKSVKKRWYSLISTSHFVSRFVSHREKVEVNRPFTFIYRNFYKTRLFFVSSNEIEFKCFKSLASKNMIQELVGQHNESIDFSVQASCNEMLLCCANNVDVGDDGMSHPMSIYYVINPITMQWLALPPVPQWGRPLVGFICFYDNDSKQLSYRVVRILPMNNDKMEIKVDMFSSDSGEWNKSLEVCPQVFDWNMFALAGVAYNGLLFWYGKTSHNKQLVGCDPYNFRFFELPIQMEHPIKCLGVCRRSLRICEMPWNEHSFLRIWELKDFVKEGKGGTWCLEHEVYFDQMTLKKSTCLAQYLSERFYVEAVLAFHPNDGDILYLLIKTKFVVLCNMREKTLQVIYDVPVPSNVDNDFKVITSVLPWWPTLIPSSPMQDAA is encoded by the coding sequence ATGCAAATGGCCACAACTATGGATGATCTTCCAGATGGGCTACAGGTGGAAATCCTTCATCGGCTGCCTCTGAAATCAGTGTTTCAATGCAAGTCAGTTAAAAAGCGTTGGTACTCTCTAATCTCTACTTCTCATTTTGTTAGCCGCTTTGTTAGCCACCGTGAAAAAGTTGAAGTGAATCGACCCTTTACCTTCATTTACCGCAACTTCTACAAGACACGTCTCTTCTTTGTAAGTTCCAATGAAATTGAATTCAAATGTTTCAAATCTCTTGCTTCTAAGAACATGATACAAGAACTAGTAGGTCAACACAATGAGAGTATTGATTTTAGTGTCCAAGCTTCATGTAATGAAATGCTCTTATGTTGCGCAAACAATGTGGATGTTGGCGATGATGGCATGTCTCATCCGATGAGCATTTACTATGTGATAAATCCAATTACTATGCAATGGCTCGCTCTCCCTCCTGTCCCTCAATGGGGAAGGCCTTTGGTTGGCTTCATTTGCTTCTATGACAATGACAGTAAGCAGCTTAGCTATAGGGTGGTGCGCATTCTTCCAATGAACAATGACAAAATGGAAATCAAGGTAGATATGTTTTCATCAGACAGTGGTGAATGGAACAAATCATTGGAGGTGTGTCCGCAAGTATTTGACTGGAATATGTTTGCCTTAGCTGGTGTTGCTTATAATGGTTTGCTTTTCTGGTATGGGAAGACTTCTCATAATAAACAACTTGTTGGGTGCGATCCATATAATTTTCGTTTCTTTGAGCTGCCCATACAAATGGAACACCCAATTAAATGCCTTGGAGTGTGTCGCAGGTCCTTAAGGATATGTGAGATGCCATGGAATGAGCATTCCTTTTTACGCATTTGGGAGCTCAAAGATTTTGTTAAAGAAGGAAAAGGAGGTACATGGTGCTTGGAGCACGAGGTGTATTTCGACCAAATGACTCTCAAAAAATCTACTTGCCTTGCACAATATTTGAGCGAGAGATTTTATGTTGAGGCGGTGTTAGCTTTTCATCCAAATGATGGagatattttgtatttattgatTAAAACAAAGTTCGTTGTATTATGCAACATGCGGGAAAAAACGCTACAAGTGATATATGATGTTCCAGTCCCCAGTAATGTTGACAACGATTTTAAAGTTATCACATCTGTGCTCCCATGGTGGCCGACTCTCATTCCTTCTTCTCCTATGCAGGATGCCGCTTAA